In a genomic window of Polycladomyces abyssicola:
- the comER gene encoding late competence protein ComER encodes MKFGFIGTGSMGSNLVLAFVHSYAMQPDRIIVSNRTRDKAERLALDCPGIHVSDHNRDTAKKADCIFLCVKPGDFRQVLDEIQDVVRPNQYVISITSPVMIRDLEEHLDAKIAKVIPSICHAALSGNALLIPGTRFSDEDTQWLYQLFSCISKPLYVDEAHTRAASDLASCGPAFLANILEQWIQAAVKETGLPVETATSLVEQMIVGTGKLLTENGFTLQSLQDRVAVPGGITREGLHLLDEAFIPCFTRLFQMTHMKFSEDLRNVQQSFQRAEKNL; translated from the coding sequence ATGAAATTCGGCTTCATCGGGACGGGAAGCATGGGAAGCAATCTGGTACTCGCGTTTGTCCATTCCTACGCCATGCAACCCGATCGTATCATCGTTTCCAACCGTACCCGCGACAAAGCGGAACGGCTGGCTCTGGATTGCCCTGGCATTCATGTGTCCGATCACAATCGGGATACGGCCAAAAAGGCGGATTGCATCTTTCTCTGCGTCAAACCGGGAGATTTTCGACAGGTGTTGGATGAGATACAGGATGTTGTCCGGCCGAACCAATACGTCATCTCCATCACCAGTCCGGTGATGATCCGCGACTTGGAAGAGCATCTGGACGCGAAGATCGCCAAAGTGATCCCTAGTATTTGTCATGCGGCATTGTCGGGTAACGCTCTGTTGATACCCGGAACCCGTTTCTCGGATGAAGACACCCAGTGGTTATACCAGCTGTTCTCCTGCATCAGCAAACCGCTGTACGTCGACGAAGCCCATACGCGTGCCGCTTCCGATTTAGCCAGCTGTGGTCCTGCGTTTCTTGCCAACATTTTGGAGCAATGGATTCAAGCCGCCGTCAAAGAGACCGGACTGCCTGTAGAGACCGCCACCTCCCTGGTGGAACAGATGATCGTCGGCACAGGAAAACTGCTGACAGAAAACGGGTTCACGCTGCAATCCCTCCAGGATCGGGTGGCCGTTCCCGGCGGGATCACGCGCGAGGGACTCCATCTGTTGGATGAGGCCTTCATCCCCTGCTTCACCCGCCTTTTCCAAATGACACACATGAAATTTTCTGAAGACCTCCGCAACGTGCAGCAATCGTTCCAACGCGCTGAGAAAAATCTTTGA
- the leuS gene encoding leucine--tRNA ligase — MRTYQPSEIEPKWQAVWQERRMHRTDEDRDKPKFYALEQFPYPSGEGLHMGHVRVYTIGDVIARFKRMNGYRVLHPMGADAFGLPAENAAIQRGVNPREWTLKNMKRIREEQARLGVSYDWERYVGTCLPDYYKLTQWLFLLFYERGLAYRKKAAVNWCPTCNTVLANEQVEDGLCWRCDTEVTKKELEQWFLRITDYADRLLEGLDRLPKWPEKVKAMQRNWIGRSEGAHVTFTIPELDHEKVTVFTTRPDTLFGVTYLVLAPEHPLVPKLIRGKENESVIADFIERMRKESEITRTAADAEKVGYFTGAFAQHPLTGENVPIWVANYVLMDYGTGAVMGVPAHDERDFLFARKYDLPIRVVIRPEEGDTDELTEAYTGEGKLVNSGDFSGLNNREAIKAIARHLEEKGLGGPTVNYRLRDWLISRQRYWGCPIPIIYCDDCGIVPVPKEHLPVLLPEDVVFDGKRNPLTTSESFVNTECPRCGKSARRETDTMDTFIDSSWYFFRYTDAHNEDMPFDPDKVKEWLPVDEYIGGIEHAVLHLLYSRFFTKVLYDAGLVPVDEPFTSLLTQGMVLKDGAKMSKSKGNVVSPMDIVEKYGADTARMFILFAAPPDRDLEWSDAGVEGSYRFLNRVWRMVEQHASLFEQRPAPDTTSKEAQELNRLRHRTVKKVTEDVNDRYHFNTAISAIMELVNGIYAYPEDADRGTLADAIETVVLLLAPFAPHITEELWQRMGHQDSVHAQSWPTFDPAALVQNEVEIAVQINGKVRDKVVVPAEADKSEVEALVMKLDRIQTLLEGKTVRKVIVVPRKLVNIVVN; from the coding sequence ATGCGGACGTATCAACCGAGTGAAATTGAACCAAAATGGCAAGCGGTCTGGCAGGAGCGCCGCATGCACCGGACCGACGAGGATCGGGACAAACCGAAATTTTACGCGCTGGAACAATTCCCTTATCCTTCGGGTGAAGGGTTACATATGGGCCATGTCCGGGTGTATACCATCGGGGATGTGATTGCCCGTTTCAAACGGATGAACGGATATCGCGTCCTTCACCCCATGGGTGCCGACGCATTTGGTCTACCGGCGGAGAATGCCGCCATCCAGCGGGGGGTGAATCCGCGCGAGTGGACGTTGAAAAATATGAAGCGGATTCGGGAGGAGCAGGCCCGTTTGGGCGTATCCTATGACTGGGAGCGGTATGTCGGTACGTGTCTACCGGACTATTACAAGTTGACACAGTGGCTGTTTCTGCTCTTTTACGAGCGCGGACTGGCTTATCGCAAAAAGGCGGCCGTCAACTGGTGCCCCACTTGCAACACGGTGCTGGCCAACGAACAGGTTGAAGACGGGTTGTGCTGGCGTTGTGATACGGAGGTGACGAAAAAGGAGCTGGAGCAATGGTTCCTGCGAATCACCGATTACGCCGACCGCCTGCTCGAAGGATTGGACCGCTTACCGAAATGGCCGGAAAAAGTGAAGGCCATGCAGCGTAACTGGATTGGTCGCAGCGAGGGGGCGCACGTCACCTTCACCATTCCCGAACTGGATCATGAAAAAGTGACCGTATTCACCACTCGTCCCGACACGTTGTTCGGCGTCACTTACTTGGTGTTGGCTCCGGAGCATCCGCTGGTTCCGAAATTGATTCGCGGAAAGGAAAACGAGTCGGTGATTGCCGACTTTATCGAACGCATGCGGAAAGAATCCGAAATCACGCGGACAGCGGCGGATGCGGAAAAAGTGGGGTATTTCACGGGAGCGTTTGCCCAACATCCTTTAACCGGCGAAAATGTGCCGATCTGGGTGGCCAACTATGTGTTGATGGATTACGGCACCGGCGCGGTGATGGGAGTACCGGCCCACGATGAGCGGGACTTCCTGTTTGCCCGGAAATACGATTTGCCGATTCGAGTCGTCATTCGTCCGGAGGAGGGCGACACCGACGAGTTGACCGAAGCGTATACCGGCGAAGGGAAACTGGTCAACTCGGGTGATTTCAGTGGATTGAACAACCGGGAAGCGATCAAGGCCATCGCCCGTCATCTGGAGGAAAAAGGGCTGGGTGGACCGACGGTCAATTATCGACTGCGCGACTGGTTGATTTCACGGCAACGGTATTGGGGATGCCCGATTCCGATCATCTACTGCGACGATTGCGGCATTGTTCCGGTACCGAAAGAACATTTGCCGGTCCTTCTGCCCGAAGACGTCGTATTTGACGGCAAACGCAATCCGCTCACCACGTCGGAATCGTTCGTGAACACCGAATGCCCCCGCTGCGGCAAGTCGGCGCGCCGGGAGACGGATACGATGGATACATTTATCGATTCGTCTTGGTATTTCTTCCGGTATACGGATGCGCACAACGAAGATATGCCGTTCGATCCGGACAAAGTGAAGGAATGGCTGCCAGTCGACGAGTATATCGGCGGGATTGAGCACGCCGTGTTGCATTTGCTGTACTCTCGATTCTTTACCAAGGTCCTGTACGATGCCGGTTTGGTGCCGGTGGATGAACCGTTCACCAGCCTGCTGACCCAGGGAATGGTGCTCAAAGACGGAGCGAAAATGTCCAAATCCAAAGGCAATGTGGTCAGCCCGATGGACATCGTCGAAAAATACGGGGCGGACACTGCCAGGATGTTTATCCTGTTTGCCGCACCGCCGGATCGTGACTTGGAATGGTCGGATGCCGGGGTGGAAGGAAGCTACCGTTTCTTGAACCGCGTTTGGCGGATGGTGGAGCAGCACGCCTCCCTGTTCGAACAACGCCCCGCTCCCGATACGACAAGCAAGGAAGCCCAGGAGCTGAACCGGTTGCGGCACCGGACCGTCAAAAAAGTGACGGAGGACGTGAATGACCGTTATCACTTTAACACCGCCATCAGTGCCATTATGGAACTGGTCAATGGCATCTATGCCTATCCGGAGGATGCCGACCGTGGGACGCTGGCCGATGCGATTGAGACGGTCGTGCTGTTGTTGGCGCCGTTTGCGCCTCATATCACCGAAGAACTGTGGCAGCGGATGGGCCATCAAGACAGCGTGCATGCCCAGTCGTGGCCGACCTTCGATCCGGCGGCTTTGGTGCAGAACGAAGTGGAAATTGCGGTGCAGATCAATGGCAAGGTGCGAGATAAAGTGGTTGTACCGGCCGAGGCGGACAAGAGCGAAGTGGAAGCACTGGTTATGAAGCTGGACCGCATTCAAACGTTGTTGGAAGGGAAAACGGTCCGCAAAGTAATCGTCGTACCGCGAAAATTGGTCAACATTGTGGTCAATTGA
- the rsfS gene encoding ribosome silencing factor — protein MNLVEIAQLAAATAEEKKAQRVTILDIRGLSVIADYFVICHGNSQKQVQAIVTAIKEKMQEAKVPLRGIEGFAEARWVLMDLGDVVVHVFHKDEREFYDLERLWGDAREIQQVQ, from the coding sequence TTGAACCTGGTGGAGATTGCGCAATTGGCGGCTGCGACTGCCGAGGAGAAGAAGGCACAGCGTGTCACGATCCTGGATATCCGTGGTTTGTCGGTAATAGCCGATTACTTCGTCATCTGTCACGGAAATTCACAAAAGCAAGTGCAAGCCATTGTGACTGCGATCAAGGAAAAGATGCAGGAGGCAAAGGTTCCTCTCAGGGGAATCGAAGGGTTTGCCGAGGCACGCTGGGTACTGATGGACCTCGGAGATGTGGTCGTCCACGTCTTCCACAAGGATGAACGCGAATTTTACGACCTGGAACGGTTGTGGGGCGATGCCAGGGAAATTCAACAGGTGCAATAA
- the yqeK gene encoding bis(5'-nucleosyl)-tetraphosphatase (symmetrical) YqeK — protein sequence MEREALLQAVEKELPRSRFEHTLRVAETAVRLADRFGADKEKADLAGILHDYCKYWPDERMRDWIIRHHLPSDLLDYNKELWHAPVGAEAVRECLGVTDPEVLDAIRYHTTGRPNMTRLEQVVFLADYIEPGRRFPGVDEVRAVAESDLDRAVLMALDNTIRFLIDRGQKVYPLTLLARNDVLERVSGKNSS from the coding sequence ATGGAACGTGAGGCATTGTTGCAAGCTGTAGAAAAGGAACTACCCCGATCACGGTTTGAACACACTTTGCGTGTGGCGGAAACGGCTGTTCGCTTGGCCGATCGGTTCGGAGCTGATAAAGAGAAGGCCGATTTGGCGGGTATTCTGCATGATTACTGCAAATATTGGCCGGATGAACGCATGCGGGACTGGATTATTCGTCATCATTTACCGTCGGATCTGTTAGACTATAATAAAGAATTGTGGCATGCCCCCGTCGGTGCCGAAGCGGTGCGTGAGTGCCTGGGGGTGACGGATCCCGAGGTGTTGGATGCGATCCGTTATCATACGACCGGACGGCCAAACATGACGCGCTTGGAACAAGTGGTGTTTCTGGCGGACTATATCGAACCCGGCCGACGGTTTCCCGGTGTGGACGAAGTGCGCGCCGTGGCCGAATCCGATTTGGACCGTGCCGTGTTGATGGCGCTCGACAACACGATTCGCTTCCTGATCGACCGTGGTCAAAAGGTGTATCCGCTGACACTTTTGGCCCGCAATGATGTGTTAGAGCGGGTGTCAGGAAAAAATTCATCCTGA
- a CDS encoding nicotinate-nucleotide adenylyltransferase encodes MNIGIFGGTFDPIHIGHLIIAEQASQSVGLDEVWFIPAASPPHKPGQDITPAEHRVEMVRLAICDHPKFRLSTVELLRPGPSYTVDTVRQLCSQHPHDRFFLIVGGDMVNDLPNWYKIEEILQMVDIIGHARPGTNTDALPPEIAEKVIWVQDPVTVNVSSTQIRRQLARGASGRYLLPEPVRKYIKGKRLYGT; translated from the coding sequence ATGAACATCGGCATTTTTGGCGGCACATTTGACCCGATTCATATCGGTCATCTGATCATTGCCGAACAGGCATCGCAAAGCGTCGGCTTGGATGAGGTGTGGTTCATCCCGGCAGCGTCTCCGCCCCACAAGCCGGGACAAGACATTACCCCTGCAGAACACCGGGTGGAAATGGTCAGGCTGGCGATTTGCGATCACCCCAAGTTTCGATTGTCCACAGTCGAGTTGTTACGACCAGGACCTTCCTATACAGTGGATACGGTTCGCCAGCTGTGTTCACAACATCCACATGATCGTTTTTTTCTCATCGTGGGCGGGGACATGGTGAACGATTTGCCGAATTGGTATAAAATAGAGGAAATCCTGCAAATGGTGGACATCATTGGACACGCACGCCCCGGCACGAATACGGATGCTTTGCCCCCGGAGATCGCGGAAAAAGTGATCTGGGTGCAAGATCCGGTCACTGTGAATGTTTCATCCACTCAGATTCGCCGGCAATTGGCGCGCGGTGCTTCCGGGCGGTATCTTTTGCCGGAACCGGTACGCAAGTACATCAAGGGGAAGAGGTTGTATGGAACGTGA
- a CDS encoding shikimate dehydrogenase: protein MHIDGTTGVVALLGHPVAHSKSPEMMNRAFQTAGLPYIYAAFDVAPEALGDAVRGLRALGVRGWNVTIPHKVAIMEWLDEVDETARAIGAVNTVVNDNGRLVGYNTDGTGYLRSLQEETGLDVTAQRVLIIGAGGAARAVGHALATAGVRHITVANRTTEKAEELAAHLGQWTATDVVGLADINRVLEETTLLVQSTSVGMYPHVDEIPIAPSGLHDRLIVSDLIYRPKWTRLLQEAKKRGARVHSGLGMLLYQAVLAFEHWTGRPAPVETMREVLEASLQGE, encoded by the coding sequence ATGCATATCGACGGAACGACCGGCGTCGTGGCGCTGTTGGGTCATCCGGTGGCCCATTCCAAATCGCCGGAGATGATGAATCGAGCGTTTCAGACAGCCGGCCTTCCTTATATATATGCGGCATTCGACGTGGCACCGGAAGCATTGGGCGATGCTGTGCGGGGATTGCGTGCCTTGGGCGTCCGTGGTTGGAATGTGACGATCCCGCACAAAGTTGCCATTATGGAATGGTTGGATGAGGTGGACGAAACGGCCCGGGCCATCGGTGCGGTCAACACGGTGGTCAACGACAACGGCCGATTGGTCGGGTACAATACCGACGGTACGGGTTATCTGCGCTCGCTTCAGGAGGAAACCGGCCTGGATGTTACCGCACAACGCGTATTGATCATCGGTGCGGGCGGTGCGGCACGAGCGGTGGGACATGCACTGGCGACGGCAGGGGTGCGGCACATCACGGTGGCCAACCGCACGACAGAAAAAGCAGAGGAACTGGCGGCCCATCTCGGGCAGTGGACGGCGACAGATGTGGTCGGGTTGGCCGACATCAACCGGGTATTGGAGGAAACCACCCTGTTGGTGCAATCCACATCTGTGGGAATGTATCCGCATGTGGACGAGATTCCGATTGCCCCGTCCGGTTTGCATGACCGTCTCATCGTGAGCGATCTGATTTACCGGCCGAAGTGGACCCGGTTATTGCAAGAGGCGAAAAAACGGGGAGCTCGTGTGCATTCCGGATTGGGCATGTTGCTTTACCAAGCGGTGTTGGCGTTCGAACACTGGACTGGACGTCCGGCGCCGGTCGAAACCATGCGGGAGGTTTTGGAAGCCTCACTGCAAGGAGAATGA
- the yqeH gene encoding ribosome biogenesis GTPase YqeH, whose amino-acid sequence MGGSTVRESALYCVGCGVPLQAADPKQPGYVPEKVLAEAEQDAVCQRCFRIRHYNEVAPVVHDPGYYEDLLRRIADTDSLVVQVVDLFDFDGSWIPDLPRWIGKNPLLLIANKIDLFPKSVKHGRIREWVRRSAERLGANPVDIVLCSAAKGFYIREVMAAIERHRQGRDVYVVGVTNVGKSTLINRLLHDFGDGGQPITTSPYPGTTLDTIRIPLEDGRSLIDTPGIVRKDRLSEWVSPADLKVIVPKGTINPRVYQLNDRQTLFLGGLARVDFIKGPRQPFVLYVSNALYVHRTKYEKADEIQRTHLGELLAPPEDPSVLPPWRKQQFHIPGGGKQDLVIAGLGWIAVGKEAAEIEVWAPEGIRVELRPSVI is encoded by the coding sequence ATGGGGGGATCGACCGTGAGGGAATCGGCGTTATACTGTGTGGGGTGCGGCGTGCCGCTGCAAGCCGCTGACCCGAAACAACCGGGATATGTTCCGGAGAAGGTGCTGGCGGAGGCGGAGCAGGATGCCGTTTGCCAGCGTTGTTTTCGTATTCGGCATTATAACGAAGTGGCACCCGTCGTCCATGATCCTGGATACTATGAAGACTTGCTGCGACGGATTGCGGATACGGACAGCCTCGTTGTTCAAGTGGTGGACCTGTTTGACTTCGACGGCAGTTGGATTCCAGATCTGCCGCGATGGATCGGGAAGAATCCACTTCTGTTGATCGCCAATAAAATCGATTTATTCCCCAAATCGGTCAAGCACGGGCGGATTCGTGAATGGGTGCGCCGGTCGGCTGAACGCCTCGGCGCGAATCCGGTGGATATCGTGCTGTGCAGTGCGGCCAAAGGTTTTTACATACGGGAAGTGATGGCGGCCATTGAGCGTCACCGACAGGGGAGGGACGTGTACGTCGTCGGTGTTACCAACGTGGGGAAATCTACGCTGATCAACCGTTTGTTGCATGATTTCGGCGATGGCGGTCAACCGATCACGACGTCACCGTATCCGGGCACGACCTTGGACACAATCCGAATTCCGTTGGAAGACGGGCGCTCCTTGATTGACACTCCCGGCATCGTACGAAAGGATCGGTTGAGCGAATGGGTTTCTCCCGCCGATCTGAAGGTCATCGTACCCAAAGGCACGATCAACCCGCGGGTGTATCAGCTGAACGACCGACAAACGCTGTTTCTGGGCGGCCTGGCACGCGTCGATTTTATCAAGGGACCACGCCAGCCGTTTGTGTTGTATGTTTCCAATGCACTGTACGTTCACCGGACCAAGTATGAAAAAGCGGATGAAATTCAACGGACACATCTGGGTGAATTGTTGGCACCTCCGGAAGATCCGTCTGTCTTGCCCCCTTGGCGCAAACAGCAATTCCACATTCCGGGTGGCGGGAAGCAGGATCTGGTGATTGCGGGTCTCGGATGGATCGCTGTCGGTAAAGAAGCAGCCGAGATTGAAGTGTGGGCACCGGAAGGCATCCGGGTGGAATTGCGTCCGTCTGTCATCTAA
- a CDS encoding YqeG family HAD IIIA-type phosphatase yields the protein MFKAIVPDLYVQSIYDIDFHQLQRRGVKAAIVDLDNTLVEADRPDATPKLVSWLDQVRGMGFRVMIVSNNTRTRVSRFATPLQIPFIHRAKKPLTRAFKKALRRLETKPEETVVIGDQLFTDVLGAKRMGLFAILVVPISESEGFFTKINRMMERIVFRWMKEKGMLRWGDRP from the coding sequence GTGTTTAAAGCGATTGTTCCCGATCTGTATGTACAATCCATATACGATATCGACTTCCATCAGTTGCAACGCCGCGGGGTCAAAGCGGCTATCGTTGATTTGGACAACACGCTGGTGGAAGCAGACCGTCCCGACGCCACGCCCAAATTGGTCAGCTGGCTGGACCAGGTACGGGGGATGGGATTTCGCGTGATGATCGTTTCCAACAACACGCGTACACGTGTGTCTCGGTTTGCGACACCCTTGCAAATTCCATTTATTCATCGTGCGAAAAAACCGCTCACCCGCGCGTTCAAAAAGGCGTTGCGGCGCTTGGAGACAAAACCGGAGGAGACCGTGGTCATCGGTGACCAGTTGTTCACCGATGTGCTGGGGGCCAAACGAATGGGCCTGTTTGCGATTCTGGTCGTGCCGATTTCCGAATCGGAAGGCTTTTTCACCAAGATCAACCGGATGATGGAACGGATTGTCTTCCGTTGGATGAAAGAAAAGGGAATGTTGCGATGGGGGGATCGACCGTGA
- a CDS encoding alkaline phosphatase D family protein, with the protein MSDRNTNTIDQGRRVFLKSLLTGSALFLVDSLTKGPVVAITRTANAAQAAIATSRYPRYQPKYAPGIGFPQSVASGDPTATGAMLWTRVDPAVSPGLSTDKVDPGLVQWMQDPASSPNEDVIESIRQGRFVQFEISEQADFSHIVLSGFAPIYQDYDHIVKVDVDGRLQPQTTYYYRFITHSGHVSRTGRFQTLPATGGPVRSARFGYVSCADYTNGYYHAYRMLAEEDLDFVIHLGDYIYESVGDPQYQNPLPDRQIHLPSGKSKAFTLADYRTLYQTYRSDPDLQRLHERHAMIAIWDDHEFANDTYFPAVAPDDSPESDPSRRLTANRVWFEYMPARVTFDGTQSFDRSIRIFRSFTWGDLAEFIFTDQRLYRSAHPCGEKELGERYLSSGCPRMNDPDQTMLGKEQKAWFLDRMKSATALWKIWANEVQFTPLKLFGQYLNLDAWDGYAGERRQLTEALKKAGIRNWITITGDLHTFEANLIHEDYGNASDEQAVGVELMVGSVTSSNLKEMVQQTIRGSISGSNPLPLSAVKQMLADIFGPVSSMSEDILDKVIHQLSNLITMQNPWIKRFDSTTHGYAVMELTRDKAIWRAYAVSSIQSRDARKSLLFECEIPRDQARLNFSHG; encoded by the coding sequence ATGAGTGATCGAAACACCAATACCATCGACCAAGGTCGGCGGGTATTTCTCAAATCGTTGCTCACCGGATCGGCCTTGTTTCTCGTCGACAGCCTGACGAAAGGGCCGGTGGTTGCCATCACCCGTACGGCCAACGCCGCACAAGCGGCCATCGCCACTTCTCGCTATCCCCGATACCAACCGAAGTATGCTCCCGGGATTGGTTTTCCCCAATCCGTCGCTTCCGGCGATCCTACTGCTACCGGTGCCATGCTGTGGACACGGGTGGACCCCGCTGTCTCACCGGGTCTTTCCACAGACAAGGTTGACCCCGGTCTGGTTCAGTGGATGCAGGACCCCGCCTCATCCCCCAATGAAGACGTCATCGAATCGATTCGCCAAGGGCGTTTTGTCCAGTTTGAAATCAGCGAACAAGCGGACTTCTCCCATATTGTACTCAGCGGCTTCGCACCGATTTACCAGGATTATGACCATATCGTCAAAGTGGATGTGGACGGACGTCTTCAACCGCAAACCACCTATTATTACCGGTTTATCACGCACTCCGGTCATGTCAGCCGCACCGGCCGTTTCCAAACACTCCCCGCCACGGGTGGACCTGTTCGTTCCGCCCGTTTCGGTTACGTTTCCTGTGCCGACTACACAAACGGCTACTATCATGCATATCGAATGCTGGCGGAGGAGGACCTGGATTTCGTCATCCATTTGGGGGACTACATATACGAGTCGGTCGGCGACCCTCAGTACCAAAACCCGCTACCCGACCGGCAAATCCATCTGCCCAGCGGAAAGTCGAAAGCGTTCACCCTGGCGGATTACCGGACACTATATCAAACCTACCGCTCCGATCCCGACCTGCAACGCCTACACGAACGACATGCCATGATCGCCATCTGGGATGATCACGAATTTGCCAACGATACGTATTTCCCGGCCGTCGCTCCTGACGACAGCCCGGAATCTGATCCGTCACGCCGGTTGACGGCCAACCGCGTATGGTTTGAATACATGCCGGCACGCGTCACCTTTGATGGAACGCAATCATTTGATCGTTCCATCCGCATTTTTCGTTCCTTTACCTGGGGTGACCTGGCCGAATTCATATTCACCGATCAACGTCTCTACCGCAGCGCCCACCCGTGCGGAGAAAAGGAACTGGGCGAACGTTACCTCTCCTCTGGCTGCCCCCGTATGAACGACCCGGACCAGACGATGCTAGGGAAGGAACAAAAAGCTTGGTTCCTCGACCGGATGAAATCCGCCACGGCATTATGGAAAATCTGGGCCAACGAAGTCCAGTTCACCCCTTTGAAACTGTTCGGACAATATCTCAATCTGGATGCGTGGGACGGATACGCGGGCGAACGCCGTCAGTTGACGGAGGCACTAAAAAAAGCGGGCATTCGCAATTGGATCACCATCACGGGTGATTTGCACACCTTTGAGGCCAATCTGATCCATGAAGATTACGGCAACGCGTCCGATGAACAGGCGGTGGGAGTGGAACTGATGGTCGGTTCTGTCACCTCATCCAATTTGAAAGAAATGGTGCAACAAACGATCCGAGGATCGATCTCCGGCTCCAATCCGCTCCCGCTTTCGGCTGTCAAACAAATGCTCGCCGATATTTTCGGACCGGTATCGTCCATGTCCGAAGACATCCTGGACAAGGTGATTCATCAGTTGTCCAATCTCATCACCATGCAAAATCCCTGGATCAAACGGTTTGACAGTACCACCCATGGTTACGCCGTGATGGAATTGACGCGGGACAAAGCCATTTGGCGTGCCTATGCGGTAAGCTCGATCCAATCCCGCGACGCACGTAAATCCCTTCTTTTCGAATGTGAGATTCCACGAGATCAGGCACGGCTGAACTTCTCACACGGTTGA
- a CDS encoding M24 family metallopeptidase, producing MQVRLEKLSSWLKQESIDAAFLTSTANVFYLSGFLCHPHERLLGLFVFPEAEPLLICPQMEVKQAKNAGWSYEILGYDDTQNPWEMIRDALTSRKIQPNGVRTLAVEKDHLSYRRAELLMSILPGVRFISAEDQMHQLRMIKDSKEIGIMREAARLADYGVEVGFSALKEGVTEMEVVAVIEKELKQKGIQSMAFSTMVLFGEKSGLPHGIPGNRRLQEGDLVLFDLGVVLEGYCSDITRTVAYRSAGEQQREIYETVLQAQLSALDACKPGTPIGELDKTARKLIEKAGYGKYFPHRVGHGLGIEVHEYPSLTSTNTQPLQPGMTFTVEPGIYVEGVGGVRIEDDVMITEEGCEILTNFSKELLIIR from the coding sequence ATGCAGGTTCGTTTGGAGAAACTTTCCTCTTGGCTCAAACAGGAATCGATCGATGCCGCGTTCCTCACCTCTACCGCCAATGTGTTCTACCTGTCTGGATTTCTTTGCCATCCACATGAACGGTTGTTGGGGCTGTTCGTCTTCCCCGAAGCTGAACCGCTGTTGATCTGTCCGCAAATGGAAGTGAAACAAGCCAAAAATGCGGGATGGTCTTATGAGATCCTGGGATACGACGATACCCAAAACCCGTGGGAAATGATTCGAGACGCACTTACCTCCCGAAAGATCCAACCAAACGGGGTTCGCACCCTGGCTGTGGAAAAGGATCATCTCTCCTACCGCCGTGCGGAATTATTGATGTCCATCCTGCCGGGTGTCCGGTTCATTTCGGCGGAAGATCAGATGCATCAGCTGCGGATGATCAAAGATTCGAAGGAGATCGGCATCATGCGGGAAGCGGCCCGCTTGGCCGACTATGGTGTAGAAGTGGGATTCTCCGCTTTGAAAGAAGGCGTCACTGAGATGGAAGTGGTCGCAGTGATCGAGAAGGAGTTGAAACAAAAAGGGATTCAGAGCATGGCTTTCTCCACGATGGTACTGTTTGGAGAAAAGTCCGGCTTGCCGCACGGCATACCAGGCAACCGCCGGCTGCAGGAGGGAGATTTGGTCTTGTTCGACCTTGGGGTCGTGCTGGAAGGTTACTGTTCGGACATCACCCGCACCGTCGCATATCGCTCGGCCGGAGAACAGCAGCGTGAAATCTATGAAACGGTGTTGCAGGCGCAGCTGAGCGCGCTGGATGCATGCAAACCTGGGACCCCCATCGGAGAATTGGACAAGACTGCACGAAAGTTGATTGAAAAAGCCGGCTATGGAAAATATTTTCCCCATCGGGTCGGCCACGGTCTCGGCATCGAGGTGCATGAGTATCCTTCGTTGACCAGCACCAACACGCAACCCCTGCAACCTGGTATGACCTTCACCGTGGAGCCGGGCATCTACGTGGAAGGCGTCGGGGGTGTGCGGATCGAGGATGATGTGATGATCACCGAAGAGGGATGCGAAATTCTGACCAACTTTTCCAAAGAATTGCTGATCATCCGTTGA